The following proteins come from a genomic window of Leptospira andrefontaineae:
- a CDS encoding hydrogenase-4 subunit G, which translates to MKQIQEIINIFRPAKNLNFEKMGPTNPNARGIPVPTSKKGFHLDKSIEKVCPTGGLKVSSSKDITFDYGACLQCGHCVEASAGQLENSGFVHVYSVDREALKVRYIDGIPSSYEEEVSENVKQFRKITKNTGFQYREVAASGNNATEAEINASFNAVFDSEASMVRVVASPKHSDAVVFAGPVGPNMEIPLQVAWDTTPGPKALIACGTEAVSGGLFQRGKLPKEPDLFIGGDPPRPDVIVSAFRYLMGKKKFSFRGELSKFISERRSKS; encoded by the coding sequence ATGAAACAAATCCAGGAAATCATCAATATATTCCGTCCGGCAAAAAATCTAAATTTTGAGAAGATGGGACCGACCAATCCGAATGCGAGAGGTATCCCGGTTCCTACTTCTAAAAAAGGATTTCATTTAGACAAATCGATCGAGAAGGTTTGTCCAACAGGAGGATTAAAAGTATCTTCTTCTAAGGATATTACATTCGATTATGGCGCATGTTTGCAATGCGGTCATTGTGTAGAAGCCTCTGCCGGACAATTAGAAAACTCAGGATTTGTTCACGTATACTCGGTGGACAGAGAAGCATTAAAAGTACGTTATATTGATGGAATTCCATCTTCATACGAGGAAGAAGTTTCCGAAAACGTAAAACAATTCCGTAAGATCACTAAAAACACTGGCTTCCAATATAGAGAAGTTGCAGCAAGTGGGAATAACGCAACAGAAGCAGAGATCAATGCAAGTTTCAATGCCGTTTTCGACAGTGAAGCAAGTATGGTAAGGGTAGTAGCTTCTCCCAAACATTCTGATGCAGTCGTATTCGCAGGCCCGGTTGGGCCGAATATGGAAATCCCTTTGCAAGTAGCTTGGGACACAACTCCAGGACCGAAGGCATTGATCGCATGCGGAACCGAAGCCGTTTCCGGTGGATTATTCCAGAGAGGAAAATTACCAAAAGAACCGGACTTGTTTATCGGAGGAGATCCTCCAAGACCGGATGTAATCGTAAGTGCGTTTCGCTATTTGATGGGCAAAAAGAAGTTCTCCTTTAGAGGAGAACTCTCCAAATTCATTTCGGAACGACGTTCTAAATCTTAA